A single genomic interval of Helianthus annuus cultivar XRQ/B chromosome 13, HanXRQr2.0-SUNRISE, whole genome shotgun sequence harbors:
- the LOC110898736 gene encoding uncharacterized protein LOC110898736, translating into MESLVATHFNCIHTVIPLRNPPISTPIAKIRAHRNTSFPLRSKKSNFQDFQGYAKPARLLPADEVKPTTETSLQKLVTSFKEDTHECLYKLTIRTSNYNGSDLSDSSSGILLCLVDKNGDSILQRISATASTDNPLQSNDQDTSDLVQFRRGGVDHFTFEGPAIGLLEALWIGLDSGQWRLAGTSVTCWSRHSSNEDETHDYSIFQYDFMADNVLLGDRNDTSMVELRPDIITNISTDNITLDQNISESSLLTSTTTNEESMKEYADLKFSLLLYDALLIVTGSTIASFTAGENAAFAFLTGGIGGFLYLLLLQRSVDELPSPVLDRTGGLDQMFGRFKGQVTTLALALAFAVIVVKLGSGDESLILTPKDIVVGMMGFLSSKVAVLLAAFKPLPVGSRQS; encoded by the exons ATGGAATCACTCGTTGCAACACACTTCAATTGTATTCATACAGTAATACCCCTCAGAAACCCTCCAATTTCAACCCCAATTGCTAAAATTAGGGCTCATCGGAACACCAGTTTTCCCCTACGTTCCAAAAAATCCAACTTTCAAG ATTTTCAGGGCTATGCAAAACCCGCTCGCCTTTTGCCAGCCGATGAAGTAAAACCAACCACAGAAACATCATTACAGAAACTTGTCACATCTTTCAAAGAAGACACACATGAATGCTTATACAAACTCACAATTCGTACGAGTAATTACAATGGATCAGATCTATCCGACTCAAGTTCTGGGATATTACTCTGTTTGGTAGACAAAAACGGTGACTCAATCTTACAACGGATTTCCGCGACTGCAAGTACAGATAATCCTCTGCAATCAAACGATCAAGATACTTCCGATTTGGTTCAGTTTCGACGGGGGGGCGTTGATCATTTCACTTTTGAAGGACCCGCGATTGGATTGCTTGAAGCTCTTTGGATTGGCCTTGACTCAG GTCAGTGGAGGCTCGCAGGTACGAGCGTTACGTGTTGGTCACGACATTCTTCTAACGAAGACGAAACTCACGATTACAGTATCTTCCAGTACGATTTCATGGCGGATAACGTATTGCTAGGTGACAGAAACGATACCTCCATGGTAGAACTTAGACCGGACATAATAACCAACATTTCTACCGACAATATAACCTTAGATCAAAACATTTCCGAGTCATCTTTACTAACGAGTACAACAACAAACGAAGAAAGCATGAAAGAGTACGCCGATTTAAAGTTCTCGTTACTGCTTTACGACGCACTCCTTATCGTCACCGGATCAACAATCGCATCGTTCACCGCCGGTGAAAACGCCGCATTTGCGTTCTTGACCGGTGGAATCGGTGGCTTTCTTTATCTTTTATTGTTGCAGAGATCGGTTGATGAGCTGCCGTCACCAGTTCTAGACCGAACCGGGGGTCTTGACCAGATGTTTGGGCGGTTTAAAGGTCAGGTGACCACTTTGGCTTTGGCGCTTGCGTTTGCTGTTATTGTTGTGAAACTTGGTTCGGGAGATGAGTCACTTATTTTGACGCCTAAGGATATTGTTGTTGGCATGATGGGGTTTCTGTCGTCGAAAGTTGCTGTCTTGTTGGCCGCTTTTAAACCGTTGCCGGTTGGTTCGAGACAGAGCTGA